In the genome of Parasteatoda tepidariorum isolate YZ-2023 unplaced genomic scaffold, CAS_Ptep_4.0 HiC_scaffold_1072, whole genome shotgun sequence, one region contains:
- the LOC139427299 gene encoding uncharacterized protein, which produces MVKRILRKILGRSSLNYEELVTILCDCERIINTRPLTYVSEDVDTVSLLTPEMFLHEIPSSGVTDIDKADKEGLSKRAKHLQRVRESLRNRFKTEYLGQLRQQTMRDFKDNPLVVGEIVLVEDANKNALFGI; this is translated from the coding sequence ATGGTGAAACGAATTTTACGTAAGATATTAGGACGCTCTTCCTTAAATTATGAGGAATTGGTCACAATTTTGTgtgattgtgaaagaataattaatacGAGACCCCTCACCTACGTATCGGAAGACGTGGACACCGTTTCCCTTTTGACTCCAGAAATGTTTCTGCACGAAATACCTTCTTCAGGTGTTACAGACATCGATAAGGCAGATAAGGAAGGTTTAAGTAAGAGAGCTAAACATCTACAAAGAGTAAGAGAGTCTTTAAGAAATAGGTTTAAGACTGAATATTTAGGTCAGTTACGTCAACAAACTATGAGAGATTTCAAGGATAATCCTTTAGTGGTCGGTGAAATTGTTTTAGTTGAAGATGCTAATAAAAACGCGCTTTTTGGAATTTAG